The Sphingobium sp. JS3065 genomic sequence TCGCCCATATCAACCGCGCCACCGCAGGGAGTGTCGTGGCGAGCTGATCCAGATCGACGGCTCGGATCATGAATGGTTTGAGGATCGCGGACCGCGATGCACGCTGCTCGTCTACATAGACGACGCGACCAGCGAGTTGATGCACCTCAAGATGGTCGAGAGCGAAAGCACCTTCTCCTACATGGAAGCGACGCGCGAATATATCGAGCGGCACGGCAAGCCGGTGGCCTTTTATTCCGACAAGCACACGGTCTTCCGCAACGCTAAAGCGACCGCCAAGGGTGACGGCATGACGCATTTCGGGCGCGCGCTCGATGCGCTGAACATCGAGATCATTTGCGCCAACTCACCCCAAGCCAAGGGCCGGGTCGAGCGGGCGAACGGCACATTGCAGGACCGCCTGATCAAAGCGATGCGCCTGGAAGGTATCTCGTCGATCGAAGAAGCGAACGTCTTTCTGCCGAGCTACATGGTTGGGCACAATGCGCGCTTCGCTCGTCCGGCCGCAGACAGTCGTGATCTACACCGCCCTCTGGCACTGCGGGATGATCTGCACTCCGTCATGGTCTGGCGCGAACAGCGGACGGTCACGGCCGCGCTGACGCTGCACTATAACAAAGTGCTGTTCCTTCTGGAGCCGAACCCGATCAGCAAGGAACTGGTGCGCAAGCGCGTGGATGTCTGTGAATATCCTGACGGCACAGTCGAGATCCGCCACGAGGGGCGCTCCCTTCCCTATAGCCTGTTCGACAAGATGCCCCGGATCAATCAACCTGCCATCGTCGATAACAAGCATCTCGACGCGGCACTGGCGCTAGCAAAAGAGATCCAAGCGGTCGCGCCGCATCATCGGCAGCGGAACAACTATGCCCCTGCTCGCCGCGACCAGCCAATGCATCTGTTCCCGGAACCGGAGGTGCCGGTGAAGATCGATGGGCGTCGGTTGGGTGGGGCCAAGCTCAAACGTCGTCCCCGGCTCAGCCAGGCGGAATTACGGGCGCGCGGCACGCTCGAGTTCGTGAAGGCGCGCTAAAGCGGTTCTGACCGAGCCCGCTGCCGTCGCAGCGGGTCCGTGCCCTTCCCCACCACTGTTACGCCATCAGCAGGGTCTGCGCTGCGCTATCCCGAGGGCTCCACGCAGCCCCTGCTGTGATCAAGAGGTGTCATTTCTATCGGGGGCAGATAGTGTCTTCTCTATCCGGTGCGAACACAGATACAGATGGGCGGGGCTGGCCTTTCCCCCCTTGAAGCCCTATCCCTCCATGTCATCTCGTCAATCCAGGATCCCGCATGTCTTCCTCCAGCAAGGCGAGTCCCGCCGACATCATGCCGCTCGCCAATGTCATGGCGCGGCTTCGCGATCCCGAAACCGGTTGCCCCTGGGACATCGAACAGGATTTCGCCAGCATCGCTCCCTATACGATCGAGGAAGCCTATGAGGTCGCCGACGCCATCGAACGCGACGATATGGCGGGGTTGCGCGACGAGCTTGGCGACCTGCTCCTCCAGGTCGCCTTTCACAGCCGCATGGCCGAACAGAGCGGTCATTTCGCGCTGCAGGACGTGATCGACGCCATCACCGAAAAGATGATCCGCCGCCACCCGCACGTCTTCGAAGAAGGGACGGACCGCAAGGATGGCCATGCCCAATGGGAAGCGATCAAGGCGGCCGAGCGTGCGGACAAGGAACCCGATGCCAGCGCGCTCGCGGGAGTGGCCATCGCGCTGCCCGCCCTGCTCCGCGCCGAAAAGCTCCAGAAACGGGCAGCCCGCACGGGATTCGACTGGCCGGACACGGATGGCGTCATCGACAAGATCGAGGAAGAACTGGCTGAGGTGAAGGCGGCGGATTCCCCCGCGGACCGGGAGGAGGAAATAGGCGACCTGCTCTTCGCCGTCGTCAACCTCGCCCGCCATTGGAAGGTCGATCCTGAAGTCGCCCTGCGCGCCGCCAACGCCAAGTTCGACAAGCGCTTCCGCGTCATGGAAAGCCTGGCGGGCGACGGCTTTACCGCCCTTTCCCTCGATGAGAAGGAAGGCCTGTGGCAGCAGGCGAAACGGCAATTGAAGCGGCCCTGATCCGGGCCGGCCTCAACTTGCCCGCCGCTTGAGGAACCGCGCCAGCGCGGAATCCGACAGCCTTACTTCCATCAGCATATCCCCGCCATCCGCCCGGCTGGCGATCACTTCACCATGTTCGTGCAGCCAGGCCGTCGCCGCGCCGTCGGCCAGCGGCACGCGCAACGCATGAACCTGCGCGCCCGAAGTCAGCCGCGCACTGATTGTCCGCTGGAGAGCGTCCACCCCCTCGCCCGTCAAGGCCGACAGGATCACGACGTCAGCCCGCCGCGCCGCCGCCTCCCGCGCCAGCGCCGCCGCTTCCTCGTCCAGCAGGTCCAGCTTGTTCCACGCCTCGATGATCGGCGGCGGCTCCTGGCCCTCGCCCGCTTCCAGCGCCCCTTCCCCAGCCACGCCCAATTCGCTGAGCACGTCGATGACGTCGTCGCGCTGGGCATCGCTGTCGGGATGGGCGATGTCGCGGACATGGACGATCAGATCGGCCGACAACACCTCTTCCAGGGTGGCGCGGAAGGCCGCGATCAACTGCGTCGGCAGGTCCGAAACAAAGCCCACCGTGTCCGACAATATGGCCTTGTCCAGCCCCGGCAGGGCGATCTGCCGCATGGTGGGGTCAAGCGTCGCGAACAGCAGATCCTCGGCCATGACGTCGGCGCCGGTCATCCGGTTGAACAGCGTCGACTTGCCCGCATTGGTATAGCCGACCAGCGCGATCACCGGCCAGGGCGCCCGCTGCCGCCGCGCCCTGTGTAGCCCACGGGTCTTCGTCACCTGGTCCAGTTCTCGGCGGATCTTCGCCATCCTGTCGCGGATCATCCGGCGGTCGGCCTCGATCTGCGTTTCGCCGGGGCCGCCCAGAAAACCGAAGCCGCCGCGCTGCCGCTCAAGGTGGGTCCAGCTACGCACCAGCCGCCCCGCCTGATAGTCGAGATGCGCCAGTTCGACCTGAAGCCGCCCCTCATTGGTCGCGGCCCGTTCCCCGAAAATCTCCAGGATCAATCCGGTCCGGTCGATCACCTTCATCTCGGTCGCCCTTTCCAGATTGCTTTGCTGCACGGGGCTGAGCGCATTGTCGACGATGACCAGTTCGGCCTCTTCCATCCGGGCCAGCGTCGCGATCTGGTCAACCTGCCCGCTACCGAACAGGGTTGCCGGCTTGCGGTCGCGCACGCGGAAGGCCTGCGCCGCCCGCACATCGATGCCGATGGCGAGGGCAAGGCCCCGCGCCTCCTCCAGCCGGGCGTCGCTGTCGCGGCGCTCCGGACCATGGACGTCGGCGCGCACCACTATGGCGCGTGCGCCATGCGACACTTCGTCAGCGGAATCGCGGTTGAAAACAGCCATGGGTTCTTAACGCTTCGGTCCCCCGTCCGCTTCATGGGAAGCGCGACGGGGAAAGGAAAAAGCGATCAATCCCCGTCCTCGCCTTCGCCGGAGAGGTCGAGATTGTGCAACGGCTGGACCGTGGAGATGGCATGCTTGTAGACAAGCTGGACCATGCCGTCCCGCTCCAGCAGCATGCAGAACAGGTCGAAGGCCGCGATTTCGCCCTGCAACATGACGCCGTTAACCAGGAACATGGTGACGGGGCTGCCGGACTTGCGCACCGCGCTCAGGAAGATTTCCTGGAGCAGCTTCGACTTGCCGTTGCCATCGCTGGCCTTGCGCAGATCGGTCAGATCCATGGGTTGCGCGGGCATGACGGTCGAAATCGCATGTTTGTACACCAGTTGCGACTGGCCGTCCCGCCGCAGCAGTACGGAGAAATTGTCGAACCAGGTGATGATGCCCTGCAATTTCACGCCCTTGACCAGGA encodes the following:
- a CDS encoding ISNCY family transposase — its product is MTVVAMSHGELSRFDTLSRVDRGELRVEDAATLLGLKRRQIFRLLERLRVEGASGLVSRKRGRPSNRRHSNAFRERILSLVREHYADFGPTLAREYLAERHDIAVGCETLRQMMIEAGLWQDRAARRSRPYQPRHRRECRGELIQIDGSDHEWFEDRGPRCTLLVYIDDATSELMHLKMVESESTFSYMEATREYIERHGKPVAFYSDKHTVFRNAKATAKGDGMTHFGRALDALNIEIICANSPQAKGRVERANGTLQDRLIKAMRLEGISSIEEANVFLPSYMVGHNARFARPAADSRDLHRPLALRDDLHSVMVWREQRTVTAALTLHYNKVLFLLEPNPISKELVRKRVDVCEYPDGTVEIRHEGRSLPYSLFDKMPRINQPAIVDNKHLDAALALAKEIQAVAPHHRQRNNYAPARRDQPMHLFPEPEVPVKIDGRRLGGAKLKRRPRLSQAELRARGTLEFVKAR
- the hfq gene encoding RNA chaperone Hfq is translated as MVKTMADKVNNLQDIFLNSLRKSKTPVTMFLVKGVKLQGIITWFDNFSVLLRRDGQSQLVYKHAISTVMPAQPMDLTDLRKASDGNGKSKLLQEIFLSAVRKSGSPVTMFLVNGVMLQGEIAAFDLFCMLLERDGMVQLVYKHAISTVQPLHNLDLSGEGEDGD
- the mazG gene encoding nucleoside triphosphate pyrophosphohydrolase, with the protein product MSSSSKASPADIMPLANVMARLRDPETGCPWDIEQDFASIAPYTIEEAYEVADAIERDDMAGLRDELGDLLLQVAFHSRMAEQSGHFALQDVIDAITEKMIRRHPHVFEEGTDRKDGHAQWEAIKAAERADKEPDASALAGVAIALPALLRAEKLQKRAARTGFDWPDTDGVIDKIEEELAEVKAADSPADREEEIGDLLFAVVNLARHWKVDPEVALRAANAKFDKRFRVMESLAGDGFTALSLDEKEGLWQQAKRQLKRP
- the hflX gene encoding GTPase HflX, which encodes MAVFNRDSADEVSHGARAIVVRADVHGPERRDSDARLEEARGLALAIGIDVRAAQAFRVRDRKPATLFGSGQVDQIATLARMEEAELVIVDNALSPVQQSNLERATEMKVIDRTGLILEIFGERAATNEGRLQVELAHLDYQAGRLVRSWTHLERQRGGFGFLGGPGETQIEADRRMIRDRMAKIRRELDQVTKTRGLHRARRQRAPWPVIALVGYTNAGKSTLFNRMTGADVMAEDLLFATLDPTMRQIALPGLDKAILSDTVGFVSDLPTQLIAAFRATLEEVLSADLIVHVRDIAHPDSDAQRDDVIDVLSELGVAGEGALEAGEGQEPPPIIEAWNKLDLLDEEAAALAREAAARRADVVILSALTGEGVDALQRTISARLTSGAQVHALRVPLADGAATAWLHEHGEVIASRADGGDMLMEVRLSDSALARFLKRRAS